Proteins found in one Alicyclobacillus cycloheptanicus genomic segment:
- the hemE gene encoding uroporphyrinogen decarboxylase: MPGSSTFLQACAREPVSTVPVWYMRQAGRYQPEYRKVREKYSLLEIVRHPEICFQVTKLPVDQLNVDAAILFSDIMVPVGPLGVKFDIKEHVGPVIESPVRSAADVDRLHLYDPNIELPYVMETIRMLANDLPVPLIGFTGGPFTLASYMIEGGPSRNYVRTKQLMWSEPAVWHTLMDKLAEMNIAYLTAQIQAGASAVQLFDSWVGHLAPEDFERYVLPAVQKMFTALRPLGVPLIYSGVITGELLPLIAQSGATVVSIDWRVPIPEARKRLGSHIAIQGNLDPVLLFAPWQELERRARAVVDAGIAGPGFIFNLGHGVVHNNPTIETATLARLTEFVHEYSRERLAQGAADWV; the protein is encoded by the coding sequence ATGCCTGGCAGTTCAACCTTTTTACAAGCCTGCGCGCGAGAACCGGTTTCGACTGTGCCCGTTTGGTACATGCGCCAGGCGGGACGCTATCAACCTGAGTATCGCAAAGTGCGCGAGAAATACAGCCTGCTCGAGATTGTGCGGCACCCTGAAATCTGCTTCCAGGTGACCAAACTTCCCGTCGATCAGCTGAATGTCGACGCAGCGATTCTGTTTTCTGACATCATGGTGCCCGTTGGCCCCCTCGGCGTCAAGTTTGACATTAAAGAACACGTCGGCCCGGTCATCGAATCACCCGTTCGGTCGGCGGCGGACGTCGACCGGCTTCACCTGTACGACCCGAACATTGAACTCCCCTACGTCATGGAAACCATTCGGATGCTGGCCAACGACCTGCCCGTTCCGCTCATCGGATTCACGGGCGGCCCGTTCACGCTCGCCAGCTACATGATTGAAGGCGGCCCGTCGCGCAACTATGTCCGAACGAAGCAGCTGATGTGGAGCGAACCTGCTGTCTGGCACACGCTCATGGACAAGCTGGCGGAGATGAACATCGCCTATCTGACGGCCCAAATTCAAGCGGGCGCGTCTGCCGTTCAGCTGTTTGACAGCTGGGTCGGTCACCTGGCGCCGGAAGACTTCGAACGGTATGTGCTGCCTGCCGTACAGAAAATGTTTACGGCATTGCGCCCCCTCGGCGTCCCCTTGATTTACTCTGGCGTGATTACCGGCGAGCTGTTGCCGCTCATCGCACAGTCCGGGGCCACCGTTGTCAGCATTGATTGGCGTGTGCCCATCCCGGAGGCGAGGAAACGATTGGGCAGCCACATCGCGATTCAGGGCAACCTCGACCCGGTCCTTCTCTTCGCCCCGTGGCAGGAACTCGAGCGCCGGGCGCGGGCTGTGGTGGACGCCGGCATCGCCGGCCCCGGTTTTATCTTCAATCTCGGCCATGGTGTGGTGCACAACAACCCGACCATCGAAACCGCCACGCTGGCGCGGCTGACGGAGTTTGTGCATGAGTACAGCCGGGAACGGCTGGCGCAAGGTGCAGCCGACTGGGTGTAA
- a CDS encoding metal-dependent transcriptional regulator — MPRTHGMEEYLEAIYILDAEGDTVLASRLADYLDVARPTVTQTVQRMTASGYVATGEGKEIVLTEEGRQLAEKMVRRHRLLERWLTDELGLDWADAHVEAGRLEHAISPKVEERLAERLGNPTTCPHGNVIPGSGARQEQGQPLSQVEGAKTVTVIRIVEQAEEDLELLRFLHKAGIVPGATLRVESPSSPYEAGIPIDVGGVTYSLDEQVARRVLVHEAHT, encoded by the coding sequence GTGCCAAGAACGCATGGAATGGAAGAATACCTGGAGGCCATTTACATTTTGGACGCGGAAGGCGATACGGTGCTGGCCTCACGGCTTGCCGACTACCTGGACGTGGCCCGTCCGACGGTGACGCAGACCGTGCAGCGCATGACCGCTTCCGGTTATGTTGCCACAGGGGAAGGGAAAGAAATCGTGCTGACGGAAGAAGGCCGTCAGCTGGCGGAAAAGATGGTGCGGCGACATCGCCTGCTGGAGCGATGGCTGACGGACGAGCTTGGCCTGGATTGGGCGGACGCCCATGTGGAGGCAGGCCGCCTGGAGCACGCCATTTCACCGAAGGTGGAAGAACGGCTGGCCGAGCGGCTGGGGAATCCGACCACCTGTCCGCATGGAAATGTCATTCCCGGTTCCGGCGCGCGCCAGGAACAAGGCCAGCCGCTTTCGCAAGTGGAAGGGGCGAAAACCGTCACGGTCATTCGCATCGTGGAGCAGGCTGAGGAAGACCTCGAACTCCTCCGTTTTTTGCACAAGGCCGGGATTGTGCCAGGTGCGACGCTGCGTGTGGAGAGTCCGAGCAGTCCTTATGAGGCCGGGATCCCCATTGATGTCGGCGGGGTCACCTACTCGCTGGACGAGCAAGTCGCCCGGCGCGTGCTGGTACACGAAGCACATACATAA
- a CDS encoding peptide chain release factor 3 encodes MTESDNHIVAEANRRRTFAIISHPDAGKTTLTEALLLLGGAIREAGLVKGKQSRRAATSDWMEIERQRGISVTSTVLQFPYQGRHLNILDTPGHEDFSDDTYRTLTAADSVVMLIDAAKGVEPQTIKLFQVCRLRQIPIYTFINKMDRESRDPLDLLKELEDVLGIRSYPMTWPVGAGGDFQGVYHRQRQVFEHFRGRQEEAEVLQVSGVDDARLSDILGAAAAEKLLEDVELLDVAGEAFDLDRINRGDLTPVFFGSALAHFGVQSFLNDFVQLAPNPTPRKRLDGTVMPTDAPFSGFIFKIQANMNPAHRDRVAFLRICSGKFERGMSVHHVRLNRPLNLSQSQQFFAQDRTTVEEAFPGDIVGLHDPGLFQIGDTLSAGEKFQFEPLPQFSPEHFARVTAADTLKHKQFQKGLQQLSEEGAIQLFRMANRTEDLIIGVVGRLQFEVFEHRLRAEYGAEPVLSHLPYKYARWLAETPVDALNYDHASCMIVRDQQQHLVMLFSDDFALRWVSEKNPQVRLYETSYGLTRVESVE; translated from the coding sequence ATGACGGAATCTGACAACCACATTGTCGCGGAGGCCAACCGCCGCCGCACCTTTGCAATCATTTCTCATCCGGACGCCGGGAAAACCACGCTGACCGAGGCGTTGCTGCTGCTTGGCGGCGCGATTCGGGAGGCAGGCCTGGTCAAAGGCAAGCAGTCCAGGCGGGCGGCGACGTCCGACTGGATGGAGATCGAACGGCAGCGGGGGATTTCAGTCACCTCCACGGTGCTGCAGTTTCCCTACCAGGGACGCCACCTCAACATTCTGGACACCCCAGGCCACGAGGACTTCAGCGATGACACGTATCGCACGCTCACGGCCGCGGACAGCGTGGTCATGCTGATCGACGCCGCGAAGGGGGTCGAGCCGCAGACCATCAAGCTGTTCCAGGTGTGCAGGCTCCGGCAGATCCCGATTTACACCTTCATCAACAAGATGGACAGAGAGAGTCGGGATCCACTCGATTTGCTCAAGGAATTGGAGGATGTCCTGGGCATCCGTTCGTATCCGATGACCTGGCCGGTGGGTGCTGGCGGAGACTTTCAGGGGGTGTACCACCGGCAGAGACAGGTCTTCGAACATTTTCGCGGCCGGCAGGAAGAGGCCGAGGTGCTGCAGGTCTCGGGCGTTGACGATGCACGCCTGTCGGACATCTTGGGCGCCGCTGCCGCAGAAAAACTGCTGGAGGATGTGGAACTCCTGGATGTGGCGGGGGAAGCGTTTGACCTCGACCGTATCAATCGGGGCGATTTGACGCCGGTGTTTTTTGGCAGTGCGCTGGCGCACTTTGGCGTGCAGTCGTTCCTGAACGATTTTGTGCAGCTTGCCCCGAACCCGACGCCGCGCAAGCGGCTGGACGGCACCGTGATGCCGACCGACGCGCCTTTCTCGGGCTTTATTTTCAAGATTCAGGCCAACATGAACCCGGCGCACCGCGACCGCGTGGCGTTTCTGCGGATTTGCTCTGGCAAGTTTGAACGGGGGATGTCCGTGCACCATGTGCGGCTGAACCGGCCGCTCAACCTGTCGCAGTCCCAGCAGTTCTTCGCGCAGGACCGGACGACCGTCGAGGAGGCCTTTCCGGGGGACATTGTAGGACTGCATGACCCTGGGCTGTTCCAAATTGGCGATACCTTGTCGGCCGGGGAAAAGTTTCAGTTCGAGCCCTTGCCGCAGTTTTCCCCGGAACACTTTGCCCGCGTGACGGCTGCGGATACCCTCAAGCACAAGCAGTTCCAAAAGGGGCTGCAGCAACTCAGCGAAGAAGGGGCCATCCAGTTGTTCCGGATGGCCAATCGGACCGAGGACCTCATCATCGGTGTGGTTGGGCGCCTTCAATTTGAAGTGTTTGAACACCGCCTGCGCGCCGAGTACGGCGCCGAACCGGTGTTGTCGCACCTGCCGTACAAGTATGCGCGGTGGCTCGCCGAGACGCCGGTGGATGCGCTGAACTACGACCATGCCTCCTGCATGATTGTGCGCGACCAGCAGCAGCACCTGGTCATGCTGTTCAGCGACGACTTCGCTCTGCGGTGGGTCAGCGAAAAGAACCCGCAGGTGCGCTTGTATGAGACATCTTATGGGTTGACGCGGGTCGAGTCCGTCGAGTAG
- a CDS encoding SDR family oxidoreductase: MQAWFAANQVSHPYPLYPYYGSVTMYDDIPISFPEQRQLRHPGVQSLMVPKPILDNPAYQGSGKLAGKTALITGGDSGMGAAVAIAFAKEGANVAIAYLDEHDDANEVKGCIERLGRRCVLLPGDLRDKRQCARIVEETVRVFGRLDILCNHVGIQFQQPDLTSVTDEQFDETFKVNVYSHFYTTRAALGHLSAGSAIIETASVVAYVGEPQMIDYTATKAALVGWTRALAKSLVRRGIRVNAVAPGPIWTPLIPASFTADRVAVFGTDTPMRRAAQPFEVAPTFVYLASDDARYVTGQVLHVDGGQSTHS, translated from the coding sequence ATGCAGGCCTGGTTTGCAGCGAACCAGGTGTCGCATCCGTATCCGCTGTATCCGTACTACGGTTCTGTCACGATGTATGATGATATCCCCATCAGTTTTCCTGAACAGAGACAACTTCGCCATCCCGGTGTGCAGTCGCTGATGGTGCCAAAGCCGATTCTGGACAATCCGGCGTATCAGGGCAGTGGCAAACTGGCGGGGAAGACTGCGCTTATCACCGGGGGAGACAGCGGCATGGGGGCCGCCGTGGCGATTGCCTTTGCGAAGGAAGGGGCGAACGTCGCGATCGCCTACTTGGATGAACACGACGACGCGAACGAGGTGAAGGGGTGCATCGAACGGCTGGGGCGGCGGTGCGTGCTGCTCCCGGGCGACCTGCGCGACAAGCGGCAGTGTGCGCGGATTGTCGAGGAGACGGTGCGCGTCTTTGGCAGGCTGGACATCCTGTGCAACCATGTGGGCATCCAGTTTCAGCAGCCGGACCTGACCAGTGTGACCGACGAACAGTTTGACGAGACCTTCAAGGTCAACGTGTATTCGCACTTTTATACCACGCGGGCGGCGCTTGGTCACCTGTCGGCCGGCAGTGCCATCATCGAGACGGCTTCGGTGGTCGCTTATGTGGGTGAGCCTCAGATGATTGATTACACAGCGACCAAGGCGGCGCTGGTCGGCTGGACCCGGGCGCTCGCGAAAAGTCTGGTGAGGCGCGGCATCCGCGTCAACGCGGTTGCACCCGGCCCGATTTGGACCCCGCTCATCCCGGCCAGCTTCACCGCAGACCGCGTGGCGGTGTTCGGCACAGACACGCCGATGCGCCGCGCTGCCCAGCCTTTTGAGGTTGCGCCGACCTTCGTCTACCTGGCGAGCGACGACGCACGCTATGTCACCGGCCAGGTGCTGCACGTGGACGGCGGCCAGTCCACGCATTCCTAG
- a CDS encoding D-alanyl-D-alanine carboxypeptidase family protein codes for MDVCVPKRTKAGLLVLALLLVWSLLAPPAYARDGTTSQEAPARVFINAKAAIVLDVDSGKTLYAKNADELLYPASTTKLMTAILLVTHLHPDDPVYVSADASRQPRVRLGVKPGTTLTADEALHALLMKSSNDVAYAIAQTVGGSQEGFARMMNLKARLIGCTRTNFVTPNGLHDDTHLSTAHDIALILAEAIKYPQIVAVLQTQSYEVAGKQIRNGNRFAYLKDPTFGEVIGGKTGYTSKAMYCLAFAVRQHGRVRVSVVLGAPRKSFMYRETRRLLEFAMDNRQVQLV; via the coding sequence TTGGACGTCTGTGTGCCAAAACGCACCAAGGCCGGCCTGCTCGTTCTGGCGCTGTTGTTGGTGTGGAGTTTGCTGGCTCCGCCCGCGTACGCGCGAGATGGAACGACCTCCCAAGAAGCCCCTGCCCGGGTGTTTATCAACGCCAAGGCTGCAATTGTGCTGGATGTTGACAGCGGCAAGACCCTCTATGCGAAAAACGCAGATGAGTTACTCTACCCCGCCAGCACCACCAAACTGATGACTGCCATCCTGTTGGTGACGCACTTGCACCCGGATGATCCCGTTTACGTCAGCGCGGACGCAAGCCGGCAGCCGCGCGTCAGACTGGGAGTCAAACCCGGGACCACCCTGACGGCCGATGAAGCGCTGCATGCGCTGCTCATGAAGAGTTCCAACGACGTCGCCTACGCCATCGCGCAGACCGTAGGCGGATCGCAGGAAGGATTCGCCCGCATGATGAATCTGAAGGCGCGCCTGATTGGCTGTACGCGCACGAATTTTGTTACCCCGAACGGCCTGCATGACGACACGCACCTGTCCACGGCCCACGACATTGCCTTGATTCTTGCCGAGGCCATCAAATACCCGCAGATTGTCGCGGTGCTGCAGACTCAGTCATATGAGGTCGCGGGCAAACAAATTCGAAACGGAAACCGGTTTGCGTACCTGAAAGACCCGACGTTTGGCGAAGTGATCGGCGGCAAGACCGGGTATACCTCGAAGGCCATGTACTGTCTGGCGTTCGCGGTCCGGCAGCACGGCCGCGTCCGCGTTTCGGTTGTACTGGGCGCGCCCAGAAAGTCGTTCATGTACCGGGAGACGCGGCGGCTGCTCGAATTTGCGATGGACAACCGGCAGGTGCAGCTCGTCTGA
- the hemH gene encoding ferrochelatase: MASQQTAQSTLGILLMAYGTPRNLDEVEAYYTHIRHGRPPTEQQLADLMRRYHAIGGISPLNDITAAEARELEAALNRDGGRPCKVYLGMKHAHPFIADAVARMAADGITEAVTLVLAPHYSAMSVGQYQKNADEAATAARGLTLWHVDSWHLHPKFLRLIESRVQSALARFANPDDVLVVFSAHSLPARIIAAGDPYERQLHETGDAVAAALHLPRHRFAWQSAGRTADTWLGPDILEVLRELAAEGTKQVLLCPVGFVSDHLEVLYDVDIEAQALARELGVQLERTASLNADPAFIETLRDVVRAREVQAAAAGRTSDVVRPGSQTGDEADA, translated from the coding sequence ATGGCATCCCAACAGACAGCGCAATCTACCCTCGGCATCCTGCTGATGGCGTACGGTACGCCGAGAAACCTGGACGAGGTCGAGGCGTACTACACGCACATCCGGCACGGCCGCCCGCCAACCGAGCAGCAGCTCGCCGACCTCATGCGCCGCTATCATGCCATCGGCGGCATTTCACCGTTAAATGACATCACCGCGGCCGAAGCGCGCGAATTGGAGGCGGCCCTCAACCGCGACGGCGGACGGCCCTGCAAGGTCTACCTGGGGATGAAGCATGCGCATCCGTTCATCGCGGACGCGGTCGCGCGGATGGCGGCAGACGGCATCACGGAGGCCGTGACGCTGGTGTTAGCGCCGCACTATTCGGCCATGAGTGTCGGCCAGTATCAGAAGAATGCCGACGAAGCCGCCACGGCAGCCCGAGGGCTGACCTTGTGGCACGTGGACAGCTGGCATCTGCATCCAAAGTTTTTGCGGCTCATTGAAAGCCGCGTCCAGTCTGCGCTGGCTCGGTTCGCCAACCCGGACGATGTGCTGGTGGTTTTTTCCGCGCACAGCCTGCCAGCGCGCATCATTGCCGCAGGCGACCCCTACGAGCGCCAGCTCCACGAGACCGGTGACGCAGTCGCAGCAGCACTGCACCTCCCCAGGCACCGATTCGCCTGGCAAAGCGCGGGGCGGACGGCAGACACGTGGCTGGGGCCCGACATCCTGGAGGTCCTGCGCGAGCTGGCCGCTGAGGGAACCAAGCAGGTTCTGCTGTGCCCGGTTGGCTTTGTCTCCGATCATCTTGAAGTCCTGTACGACGTGGATATTGAGGCGCAGGCACTCGCCCGCGAACTCGGTGTGCAGTTGGAGCGCACGGCATCCCTGAACGCCGACCCCGCGTTCATCGAAACCTTGCGCGATGTCGTGCGCGCGCGGGAGGTGCAAGCGGCCGCCGCAGGCCGTACGTCAGACGTGGTGCGGCCGGGATCACAGACGGGGGATGAAGCGGATGCGTGA
- a CDS encoding BrxA/BrxB family bacilliredoxin — translation MSLELDFYAMMVQPMRDELTQIGFQELKTPEEVDQVLQEKTGTTLVFVNSVCGCAGGIARPAAALALENEKKPDRLVTVFAGQDKEATARAREYFEGYPPSSPSVWLMKDGKLVSMLHRSDIEGTSAAHVADRMKEMFNQYC, via the coding sequence ATGAGTCTGGAATTGGATTTCTACGCAATGATGGTTCAGCCGATGCGGGATGAGTTGACGCAAATCGGTTTTCAAGAATTGAAGACCCCGGAAGAGGTCGACCAGGTCCTTCAGGAGAAGACGGGGACCACGCTGGTGTTTGTGAACTCCGTCTGCGGCTGCGCAGGCGGCATCGCGCGTCCGGCGGCGGCGCTGGCTTTGGAGAACGAGAAGAAGCCGGACCGTCTGGTGACGGTCTTCGCTGGTCAGGACAAAGAAGCGACGGCGCGGGCGCGGGAGTACTTCGAAGGGTATCCGCCTTCTTCCCCGTCAGTCTGGCTGATGAAAGACGGCAAGCTGGTGTCCATGCTGCACCGCAGCGACATCGAAGGGACGAGCGCGGCACACGTCGCCGACCGCATGAAGGAAATGTTCAACCAGTACTGCTAA
- a CDS encoding TM2 domain-containing protein: MGRSVALAYVLWFFLGYLGIHRMYCGRVGSGVVMLALTVIGGLTFPIVVGHLLLFIVGVWWLVDLFLTAGMAER, encoded by the coding sequence ATGGGACGGTCGGTGGCGTTGGCGTATGTCCTGTGGTTCTTTCTCGGATACCTCGGCATTCATCGGATGTACTGTGGGCGTGTTGGAAGCGGGGTTGTGATGCTGGCGCTGACCGTCATCGGCGGGCTGACCTTTCCGATCGTCGTTGGCCATTTGTTGTTGTTCATCGTGGGCGTGTGGTGGCTGGTGGATTTGTTTCTCACAGCCGGCATGGCCGAACGCTAA
- a CDS encoding glycerate kinase: protein MRVVIAPDSFKGTLCASAAAEAVARGLRRAWPDCEAVLKPMADGGEGTQEAVLTAIGGERIEIEAVDPLGRTVSAAYALLPTGEALIELASASGLTRVEEEKRDAVHALAASTYGTGQLIRDAIRRGAARILLTLGGSATSDGGYGLLAALGARYYDADGQPQSGQDASELATVERIDAGEALHLLRGVEIRAACDVNNPLCGPLGAASVYGPQKGLDAPAVARRDAELRRFAALLQQAVRTQGGAIANGGVSARGRVSDGGMAQDVSVLPGIGAAGGASLPLVQLAGAALVPGAELVGQAIGLPEAVGQADLVITGEGRSDAQSAMGKVPAYVGRLAEQAGKPCLLLSGALGAGYEALLRLGITKAFAASPAHATSDELRVHAAAWLEQAAAAAAAVWQREGAQDR from the coding sequence ATGCGGGTGGTCATCGCACCGGATTCATTTAAAGGAACGCTCTGCGCATCGGCGGCAGCCGAAGCGGTGGCGCGGGGCTTGCGGAGGGCCTGGCCGGACTGCGAGGCGGTGCTCAAGCCGATGGCCGATGGCGGCGAAGGCACCCAGGAAGCGGTGCTGACCGCGATCGGCGGAGAACGAATCGAGATAGAGGCGGTTGACCCGCTGGGCCGGACGGTGTCTGCAGCGTACGCCCTGCTGCCGACCGGTGAAGCGCTGATTGAGCTGGCGAGCGCGTCGGGGCTGACCAGGGTCGAGGAAGAAAAGCGCGACGCGGTGCATGCGCTGGCGGCCTCGACGTACGGGACGGGCCAGCTGATTCGGGACGCCATTCGCCGCGGTGCGGCGCGAATTTTGCTGACGCTGGGGGGCAGCGCCACGAGCGATGGCGGGTACGGCCTGCTGGCGGCGCTGGGTGCCCGGTATTACGACGCGGATGGGCAGCCGCAGAGCGGACAAGATGCTTCGGAACTGGCAACGGTCGAGCGCATCGACGCGGGGGAGGCCTTGCACCTGCTGCGGGGCGTGGAGATTCGCGCGGCCTGTGATGTCAACAATCCGCTGTGCGGGCCGCTCGGTGCGGCAAGCGTCTATGGCCCCCAAAAGGGGCTGGATGCACCCGCAGTGGCGCGGCGGGATGCGGAACTGCGGCGCTTTGCTGCATTGCTGCAGCAAGCGGTGCGCACGCAAGGAGGCGCGATCGCAAACGGCGGCGTGTCCGCAAGAGGGCGGGTGTCTGACGGCGGCATGGCGCAGGATGTGTCCGTCTTGCCCGGCATTGGCGCCGCAGGCGGCGCGTCGCTGCCCCTGGTGCAGCTGGCCGGTGCAGCGCTGGTCCCTGGGGCGGAGCTGGTCGGGCAGGCGATTGGCTTGCCGGAGGCAGTCGGTCAGGCTGACCTGGTGATCACGGGGGAAGGCCGCAGCGATGCCCAGTCTGCGATGGGCAAGGTACCGGCGTATGTCGGCCGACTCGCAGAGCAGGCCGGCAAACCCTGCCTCTTGCTCTCCGGTGCACTGGGGGCGGGGTATGAAGCGCTGCTGCGCCTTGGCATCACCAAGGCGTTCGCGGCGTCTCCGGCCCATGCAACGTCAGACGAACTGCGCGTGCATGCGGCAGCGTGGCTGGAACAGGCAGCCGCAGCTGCCGCTGCCGTGTGGCAGCGTGAGGGTGCGCAGGACAGGTGA
- a CDS encoding DODA-type extradiol aromatic ring-opening family dioxygenase, with the protein MTTTQPHPMEQNGQAPAAGQAPFVFACITPHGGEIVPELAPGQLDLMAVTRRSMQRLGDEMTRANPEVIVIVTPHGVRIDGAFAVTDCERMSGLVEENGASLAMERKVHRPLARAIVDEARRGVLPVGGVNYATSEGPLSCLPLDWGAMVPLYFMPETPIVVITPSRLLSMEDHIRFGQALRRAVASSGLRTGLIASCDWAHAHAQDGPYGFDPAAAALDAKVVELVKANDLESMAAFDSAWIAAAKPDGIWQTLILAGALPRAARDVELLTYEVPTYFGLLCAAVRPKA; encoded by the coding sequence GTGACGACCACACAGCCGCATCCGATGGAACAAAATGGACAAGCCCCCGCCGCCGGCCAGGCCCCGTTTGTGTTCGCTTGTATCACGCCGCACGGCGGGGAAATTGTGCCGGAACTGGCCCCTGGCCAGCTGGATTTGATGGCCGTCACCCGCAGGAGCATGCAGCGGCTCGGCGACGAGATGACGCGTGCGAACCCGGAGGTCATCGTGATTGTCACGCCCCACGGCGTTCGCATTGACGGCGCGTTCGCGGTGACGGACTGCGAACGCATGTCCGGCCTGGTGGAAGAGAACGGGGCATCCCTGGCCATGGAGCGCAAGGTGCACCGGCCGTTGGCGCGCGCCATCGTAGACGAGGCCAGGCGCGGCGTGCTGCCCGTCGGCGGCGTCAACTATGCCACGAGCGAGGGGCCGCTGTCCTGCCTGCCGCTCGACTGGGGCGCGATGGTGCCGCTGTACTTCATGCCGGAGACGCCGATTGTCGTCATCACGCCGTCCCGTCTTTTGTCGATGGAGGACCATATCCGGTTCGGACAGGCGCTTCGCCGCGCCGTGGCGAGCTCAGGCCTGCGCACGGGCCTCATCGCGAGTTGTGACTGGGCGCACGCGCATGCACAAGACGGACCCTACGGGTTTGACCCAGCCGCTGCAGCGCTGGATGCCAAGGTGGTCGAGTTGGTGAAGGCGAACGACCTGGAGTCGATGGCCGCGTTTGACTCTGCATGGATTGCTGCCGCGAAGCCGGACGGAATTTGGCAGACGTTGATTTTGGCGGGCGCGCTGCCGAGGGCGGCGCGGGATGTAGAACTCTTGACGTATGAGGTGCCCACTTACTTCGGGCTGCTTTGTGCCGCCGTACGGCCCAAAGCCTAA
- the hemG gene encoding protoporphyrinogen oxidase, with translation MRERHIVVIGGGITGLSAAFELKRKAEAVNMPVRCTVIEKDSRFGGKIQTKRRDGFVLERGPDSMLARKPAGVNLIRDLGIESETVGTNPHANKTYILHEGQLEPMPKGHQMGIPVDFTSFLQTRLLTQADKLRVVLEPFIPRGSADGDESLGQLLRRRFGDALVNRLLEPLMAGIYAGSIDHLSVRTTFPQYQKLEQQYRSLVLGLRAQRRAMAAMQAPGAERVGPASGRSVFITLRDGLQTLVERLYDTLVNWADLRVSTDVTGVTRRTDGTYTVTVHSEGQVEHLPADAVICTTPAGPAAQLLSDLVPAAARLSEIPYVSTATIVLAYPEEKVQVDLDASGFLVPRGEQRAITASTWVSSKWPNAAPKGHVAIRCYVGRAGQEEGLKLDDADLVDVVRQELKSILGLDAKPEFTVVSRWNNAMPQYTVHHLDRMAEVEAAIARQAPGLYIAGAGYYAIGIPDCIKHGQEAAARALAHVTDGELAQA, from the coding sequence ATGCGTGAACGACACATCGTCGTCATCGGCGGCGGCATTACGGGGCTGTCCGCCGCGTTTGAACTGAAACGCAAGGCGGAGGCTGTGAATATGCCGGTTCGCTGCACCGTGATCGAAAAGGACAGCCGCTTCGGCGGAAAGATTCAGACCAAACGCCGCGACGGGTTCGTCCTGGAGCGCGGCCCGGACTCGATGCTCGCGCGCAAGCCGGCCGGCGTGAACCTGATTCGCGACCTTGGCATCGAATCCGAGACGGTCGGCACCAACCCGCACGCCAACAAGACCTACATCCTGCACGAAGGCCAACTGGAGCCGATGCCGAAAGGGCATCAAATGGGCATCCCCGTCGACTTCACAAGCTTCCTCCAGACCAGGCTGCTGACCCAGGCCGACAAACTGCGGGTGGTGCTGGAGCCGTTCATTCCGCGGGGCAGCGCCGATGGCGACGAGTCGCTCGGACAACTGCTGCGGCGCCGATTTGGCGACGCGCTCGTGAACCGCCTCCTGGAGCCGCTGATGGCGGGCATCTACGCCGGATCGATTGACCATTTGAGCGTCCGCACGACCTTTCCACAGTACCAAAAACTTGAACAGCAGTACCGCAGCCTGGTGCTGGGACTGCGCGCGCAGCGGCGCGCCATGGCTGCCATGCAGGCCCCAGGTGCGGAGCGCGTGGGCCCTGCATCGGGGCGCAGCGTCTTTATCACCCTGCGCGACGGCTTGCAAACCCTTGTCGAACGACTGTATGACACCCTCGTGAACTGGGCGGACCTGCGCGTGTCCACCGATGTTACCGGCGTGACGCGGCGTACGGACGGAACCTACACGGTCACCGTTCACAGCGAGGGGCAAGTGGAGCACCTGCCGGCCGACGCGGTCATCTGCACCACGCCCGCGGGACCCGCCGCGCAGCTCTTGTCCGATTTGGTGCCAGCCGCTGCGCGTTTGTCCGAGATTCCGTACGTGTCCACCGCGACGATTGTCCTCGCCTACCCAGAAGAAAAGGTTCAGGTCGATCTCGATGCGTCCGGCTTCCTCGTCCCCCGCGGCGAACAGCGCGCCATCACGGCCAGCACGTGGGTGTCGAGCAAGTGGCCCAACGCGGCGCCGAAAGGGCATGTGGCGATTCGCTGCTATGTCGGGCGCGCCGGTCAGGAAGAGGGGTTGAAGCTGGACGATGCGGACCTGGTGGACGTTGTCCGGCAAGAGTTGAAGTCCATTTTGGGCCTGGACGCCAAGCCAGAATTCACCGTCGTCAGCCGCTGGAACAACGCGATGCCGCAGTACACCGTCCACCACCTGGACCGCATGGCAGAGGTGGAAGCCGCCATCGCCAGGCAGGCGCCCGGGCTGTACATCGCCGGGGCGGGCTATTACGCCATCGGGATCCCCGACTGCATCAAGCACGGCCAGGAAGCGGCCGCCAGGGCGCTGGCGCATGTGACAGACGGCGAGCTGGCGCAGGCCTGA